A region of Pseudomonas putida DNA encodes the following proteins:
- a CDS encoding dihydroorotate dehydrogenase electron transfer subunit codes for MNVISGCCQATAITPPNDTLAVVISNEWVNDEYKRLVLQADGAACQSLPGQFFNLLCPNEGENKPYFRRPMSTYKADPSNGQVEFLYKVTGKGTYGLETLRKSQTLEILGPLGKGFELDPSWGHMIIVARGVGLATLAPLAEAAHQMGIRLTAVLSARSEKSLLSRDRFASLGADVQAVLDENGSSAPEQLEPLLRQIIAREKTNALFTCGSKRLTRLLKKLSAELGLVGQVALEQQMVCGLGMCQCCVEVFEVDGLKVGKRVCLEGPVFDLAEVV; via the coding sequence ATGAACGTGATTTCCGGTTGCTGCCAGGCCACTGCCATCACCCCACCTAACGACACGTTGGCAGTCGTCATCTCCAACGAATGGGTCAACGATGAGTACAAGCGCCTAGTGCTTCAAGCCGACGGTGCTGCATGCCAGTCGCTGCCGGGGCAGTTCTTCAACCTGCTGTGCCCAAACGAAGGGGAGAACAAGCCGTACTTCCGTCGACCGATGAGCACCTACAAGGCTGACCCCAGCAATGGCCAAGTCGAGTTCTTGTACAAGGTGACAGGCAAAGGCACTTACGGTCTGGAAACGCTCCGCAAATCGCAGACGTTGGAGATTCTGGGGCCACTGGGTAAGGGTTTCGAGCTGGACCCTTCCTGGGGGCACATGATCATCGTGGCTCGCGGTGTTGGCTTAGCCACGCTCGCACCACTGGCTGAGGCTGCGCATCAGATGGGTATCCGACTGACCGCGGTGCTGAGTGCCCGCAGTGAGAAAAGCCTGCTTTCACGTGACCGATTCGCCTCGCTCGGCGCTGATGTACAGGCAGTGCTGGACGAAAACGGCAGCAGCGCACCAGAGCAACTGGAGCCGCTGCTGAGACAAATCATCGCGCGAGAGAAAACCAACGCGCTCTTTACCTGCGGTTCGAAGCGGCTGACCCGTCTGCTCAAGAAACTCAGCGCCGAGCTTGGCTTGGTAGGCCAAGTGGCACTTGAACAGCAGATGGTCTGCGGTCTGGGCATGTGTCAGTGCTGCGTCGAAGTGTTCGAGGTCGATGGGCTGAAGGTGGGGAAGCGGGTGTGTCTTGAAGGCCCGGTGTTTGACCTGGCGGAGGTGGTGTGA
- a CDS encoding dihydroorotate dehydrogenase, whose product MIDLSVQVGGLRLKNPVMPASGTFAEELTHLLDFNQLGALVTKTITSEKRTGNPMPRVCELADGMMNAIGIPSKGADLFIDKVVPFYRDFDSPLIVSISAPTAQGFAELAARLSDVPGVAGIEANISCPNLEAHGQSFGMQAESTRNVVALMRQVTSLPLWVKLTPNAGDVVSVARAAQDAGADAVVVGNTLLGLCIDIEQGRARLGNFMGGISGAAIRPLMVRLTYQCAQALEIPVIGCGGISTADDALEFIYAGASAVQVGTATFLHPKTMNTMVGELAAFCQRKGVSSISALIGALDDSPAEPFGALP is encoded by the coding sequence ATGATTGATCTCAGCGTACAAGTCGGCGGACTGCGCCTGAAAAACCCGGTAATGCCAGCGTCGGGCACCTTCGCAGAGGAGCTGACTCACCTGCTGGATTTCAACCAGCTCGGTGCCCTGGTCACCAAGACCATCACATCAGAAAAGCGAACCGGAAACCCGATGCCACGCGTCTGTGAGTTGGCGGACGGGATGATGAACGCGATCGGCATCCCAAGTAAGGGTGCTGATCTGTTCATTGACAAGGTCGTTCCGTTCTACCGGGATTTCGATTCGCCGCTGATCGTGAGCATCTCGGCCCCAACGGCTCAAGGCTTTGCCGAGCTAGCTGCCCGGCTGAGTGATGTGCCTGGTGTAGCAGGTATCGAAGCAAACATCTCTTGCCCTAACTTGGAGGCTCATGGCCAGTCGTTTGGCATGCAGGCTGAAAGTACCCGAAACGTAGTCGCACTGATGCGCCAGGTCACCTCGCTCCCGCTGTGGGTCAAGCTGACCCCTAACGCTGGAGACGTCGTTTCGGTTGCACGGGCTGCGCAAGACGCCGGTGCAGATGCCGTGGTGGTGGGTAATACGTTGCTCGGGCTCTGCATCGATATCGAGCAGGGTCGTGCAAGGCTCGGGAATTTCATGGGAGGTATCTCGGGGGCGGCTATTCGACCGCTGATGGTTCGCTTGACCTACCAATGCGCTCAGGCTCTGGAAATCCCGGTCATTGGCTGCGGCGGCATCTCCACGGCTGATGATGCGTTGGAATTCATCTATGCCGGCGCATCGGCTGTCCAGGTGGGGACGGCAACCTTCCTTCACCCCAAGACCATGAACACGATGGTGGGTGAGTTGGCGGCCTTCTGTCAGCGTAAAGGTGTTTCTTCTATTAGCGCGCTGATCGGGGCTCTGGATGACTCGCCCGCAGAACCGTTCGGAGCACTGCCATGA